In Panicum virgatum strain AP13 chromosome 5K, P.virgatum_v5, whole genome shotgun sequence, the genomic window GGATCAATTTGGTTTCAATTATGCAGAGTCTATATATGTTAGAGTTTATGAGGACAGGATCGATCTGCTCAGGGCTGCTATAGTTGGGCCAGCTGGAACTCCATATCATGATGGATTGTTCTTCTTTGATGTCCGTTTTCCTTCTGAATACCCAAAATGCCCACCGGTATGCGACCACTTGACACCATCTTTCCCTTTAATATTTCTATATTGTCATAGACACCCATAATATTTTGTAAAATCTGCTTGATTTGTGCAGAAAGTTCATTACCATTCAGGTGGACTTCGGTTGAATCCGAACCTGTATGAGAGCGGAAAagtttgcttgagccttctGAATACCTGGTGGGGTAATGGATGCGAGAAGTGGGGCAAGTCAAATTCAACCATGCTGCAGGTGCTGGTCTCCATTCAGGGCCTTGTGCTGAATGATAAGCCATACTTCAATGAGCCTGGAAACAAAAATTCTGCTAAAACAACAGCTGGTGAAAAGAATTCCTTGGTTTACAATCAGACGGCCTTTGTGCTGTCCTGCAAGACAATGTTATATTCACTCCGAAAGCCTCCAAAGGTGCCGAATCCTTCGTCTCTTGATATAGTGTTATATCAGCTCTCATGACTATAGTTATACTTTTTCGTGTCCAGGAAATTGAACTCCATATATCGAATCCAATTATCCAAATATGCTCTGCATCCACTGTTCTTACACACTTCTCTTTCCCTGCAGCATTTTGAGACCCTTGTTGCAGGACACTTTCACGAGCGTGAGCATGCCTTCCTCGACGCGTGCAGCGCTTACATGTCTGGGACAGTTGTCGGATCATCAGCTGGAAGCGGCGCCAGATATGACTGTGCCAAGTGCTTTGCAGATTTCAAAAAGTCGCTGACGCTGTACACTGAACATCTCAGGACCGAGTTTGCTGCTAACAGAAGTCGCTTGCTGGAACTGGAAAGAAAGGCATCACCTGTGGGTGAGATAGTGCCTACCAGCTAGAATTCTTTCTTCAGAACAACACCTGACCATTGCATTTCACCTTCCGAAGTCCTAATTGAAAGGTGAAATGGTGTAATAGGTCACAATTCAAACGCTTAAATATAGTGCACAGTGTAGAAAAGGCTTTGGTATCTGGTACAAGAGTTGTTCTTGTCAGATATTACCTATTTCAGGTGATGGGTCATCTATTTAATTCTATAGAAAAATTAGACTCATTATGTGCCAATCTACTTCGTGGATTCTTGTGACTTCGAACAACCTGCTTGATGGCTATTGTTCCTATGCACGCCAGCATCTTCGTGGAGATGGCAATAGTTTCTGTTGGGCAAAAAGCAAACACATGTGGCACTGATGGCCGACAGAATTTATGTGTACTTACCGGCAAAACAGATACAGTTCTTCAAACATAACTGAAAGTAGATGGGCTATAACTGAAAGTAGATGGGCTTGTCAAAATTGTTATACATGTCAGTGGCAGAGGCATACTGCCAGACGGTGTTCGGTTGTGCGTGGAGTTAGATTTGCAACTACCATACAGAATGAGGCTCCATATATTCTAATTTTTATCAGTGCTTTTTTCTCACCAAATCAacaccaaccagccagcagtacttttctctcacagcaaatcGGCACCAGCCACAGTCAGACAAACAGAGCGTTTAACTTTACCAGGCTTTGAAGAATCTTAATAGCTGTGAAGAAGGAAAAAACCAAAACTGTAGTAGGCATGTGTATCAGTTAAGTTCAGCATTCATCAGCAGCTATGGCACAGTGTGTTTGTTCATGGCATCGGAAGAATTCTCTCCATAATTAAATGCTTTGAAAATAGAGAAATTGTGAGATCACATTATTTTGTAGAGGATCATTTCACATTTTCCTTTCCTGGAACTTTGTATCTCCTAGAACTTTGTAGAGGTTGGAGGTGAGAGATATTTTTCTTTCCTGTACCCATCGTGTTCGCATCATGGCAAGAGAACAGTACGCAAAAAAAGGAGAGGAATGGCAACAATACAGACATCTGTATCTATGGTGTTCAGTCGTACGAATACCCAAACTCGACAGTGTACAGACCTAGAAATACTGAAAATTGGCTGGAGAATTGGCCGCTGCAGCACCAGCTGGTAAACTACTCGAAGCAGTCGCCGCTGTTCTCTCCGTCACCTTCTTCTCCTTAGATCTGAACTGACTGAAGTCTACAGGGTCAGGGATAGAAGGTGGATGAGAACCCCTCACAAGTGCCCAGTTCACCCCCTCAAAGAAAGGGTGCTGCTTGATCTCAGAAGCACCCCTCTTGGTTGCAATTCTCTTCAGAGGGTCCTTCACTAGAAGCCCACGGATGAGGTCTCGTGCGACATTGCTCACAGGTGGGCTGTCGGGGAACCGCAGTGGCTGCTCCACCACATTGCAGAGCGTGGCACGGTTGCTACTCCCCTTGAACGGCGTCATGCCATGTAGCAGCTCATACAAGAAGATGCCAAAGGTCCACCAGTCCACAGCGCTGCCATGTCCTTCTCCTCTGATGATTTCCGGTGCAAGGTACTCATGCGTCCCAACAAATGACATAGACCGTGCATCTGTCGGCTCGGCATTGAACTCCACCAATGATCCATTGACACTGAAGTCTGATTTGGTCTTGCGGCTCTTCTTGGAGAGCATGCGTGGGAAGAGTGCTGATGGCTGCATGCAGCCTTGGCTGGAACCTGCAGTGTGGACTAGGCCCTTCTCAGCACCATTGGCACCTGCATGGACCGATGAGGATTTGACTAACATTGGGCTGACAGAACACCGCAGTGATAGGTCAAAGTCAGACAGCATAATGTGCCCCCCATCTCGGACCAGGACATTTTCGGGTTTCAAGTCTCTGTAGACAATGCCTAGCATGTGGAGGTACTCAAGTGCAAGCAACACCTCGGAGGCATAAAATCTGTCAGACAAAATATAATTCAGATTAGCAAATGATATGTCCTGATGTGCAAAAATTGTATGGGCTATCATCGGAGGTAACATGCAAAGGATACTTGGTGATCTTAGATGAACCAACCTGGCTGATTGTTCATCGAAATGCCTATTAGGTTGCTTTTGCCGAAGAGAATGCAGGCTGCCACCACAGCAATATTCCATGACAAGGCAGTAGAACTTATCGGTCTCAAAGTGAGAGTACAATGTGGGTAGGAAGGGGTGATCGAGAAGACCAAGGATTTCCCTCTCAGTTTCTGCCCGTACCAGCTTATTCCTGTTgatgagcgactccttgtccaTCACTTTCATGGCGAAAAAAGCCTGTGTCCCCCTGAGTTCCACAAGGTAAACACTGCCAATATCTCCATAGCCAAGGCGCTTCAGAAGCCTGAAGTGGACTGGGCTGAGAGGTGGGTCCCTGCAAGTGGCCAATTGGATGGCCTCCCACCTGCCATCGCTCCCAGTATGCCGCTTGATATGGCTGGTACTGGAGCTATCCAAGCTGTTACTCCTAGAAGTGTCAAAGCTGCCTCGACGAACAGCCTTGTCACCTTCTCCTGATGCTTCCATTGGTGTGGCACCTGCTTCAGATACCATTGTCAGCACAGGATTTGCTGCATGATTTGGGGTATTTTTGTCAGGTGGATCAGACATCTTGTGAAAACGGAAAGCTGATCATCATCAGTTCCTCCTTGTCGGAATACATGGAAATTATGCATCTATTGTATTCCCCCATTCCCGCAACCTGTGTGCAAGCATATTCATATTTT contains:
- the LOC120705481 gene encoding putative ubiquitin-conjugating enzyme E2 38 — protein: MALKKLLQLFCVSKKDSKKKGKSIDPLWQASAPHSSLSVTANKSHLDPCSSRHECSSMISSLARTEHGTGSNDYMSFNQFDVVQDFSDHHYAKTSPGKATKDWVKAIQSEWSLLQKNLPESIYVRVYEDRIDLLRAAIVGPAGTPYHDGLFFFDVRFPSEYPKCPPKVHYHSGGLRLNPNLYESGKVCLSLLNTWWGNGCEKWGKSNSTMLQVLVSIQGLVLNDKPYFNEPGNKNSAKTTAGEKNSLVYNQTAFVLSCKTMLYSLRKPPKHFETLVAGHFHEREHAFLDACSAYMSGTVVGSSAGSGARYDCAKCFADFKKSLTLYTEHLRTEFAANRSRLLELERKASPVGEIVPTS
- the LOC120705480 gene encoding serine/threonine-protein kinase AGC1-7-like isoform X1, translated to MSDPPDKNTPNHAANPVLTMVSEAGATPMEASGEGDKAVRRGSFDTSRSNSLDSSSTSHIKRHTGSDGRWEAIQLATCRDPPLSPVHFRLLKRLGYGDIGSVYLVELRGTQAFFAMKVMDKESLINRNKLVRAETEREILGLLDHPFLPTLYSHFETDKFYCLVMEYCCGGSLHSLRQKQPNRHFDEQSARFYASEVLLALEYLHMLGIVYRDLKPENVLVRDGGHIMLSDFDLSLRCSVSPMLVKSSSVHAGANGAEKGLVHTAGSSQGCMQPSALFPRMLSKKSRKTKSDFSVNGSLVEFNAEPTDARSMSFVGTHEYLAPEIIRGEGHGSAVDWWTFGIFLYELLHGMTPFKGSSNRATLCNVVEQPLRFPDSPPVSNVARDLIRGLLVKDPLKRIATKRGASEIKQHPFFEGVNWALVRGSHPPSIPDPVDFSQFRSKEKKVTERTAATASSSLPAGAAAANSPANFQYF
- the LOC120705480 gene encoding serine/threonine-protein kinase AGC1-7-like isoform X2, with product MEASGEGDKAVRRGSFDTSRSNSLDSSSTSHIKRHTGSDGRWEAIQLATCRDPPLSPVHFRLLKRLGYGDIGSVYLVELRGTQAFFAMKVMDKESLINRNKLVRAETEREILGLLDHPFLPTLYSHFETDKFYCLVMEYCCGGSLHSLRQKQPNRHFDEQSARFYASEVLLALEYLHMLGIVYRDLKPENVLVRDGGHIMLSDFDLSLRCSVSPMLVKSSSVHAGANGAEKGLVHTAGSSQGCMQPSALFPRMLSKKSRKTKSDFSVNGSLVEFNAEPTDARSMSFVGTHEYLAPEIIRGEGHGSAVDWWTFGIFLYELLHGMTPFKGSSNRATLCNVVEQPLRFPDSPPVSNVARDLIRGLLVKDPLKRIATKRGASEIKQHPFFEGVNWALVRGSHPPSIPDPVDFSQFRSKEKKVTERTAATASSSLPAGAAAANSPANFQYF